One Yoonia sp. BS5-3 genomic window carries:
- the plsX gene encoding phosphate acyltransferase PlsX: MTSAQTDTDPAQVNAASHVLSVDAMGGDKGPATVVAGLSKFLGKNPDAKVIVHGPEAELKPLISKHNIGDRVTIHDAADVVKMTDKPKVAFRKGATTSMWSAIEAVRSGAASVCVSCGNTGALMLMSTIRLRKTDGVNRPAIACLWPSRNPSGFNVMLDAGADISADQDDLLTYALMGASYARNGLDIDRPRVGLLNVGTEDHKGRAELKVANELIANAADSGDFDYVGFIEGGDLPSDKIDVIVTDGFTGNVALKTGEGTASLISELLRSALLRNPLSILGALLARGSLRRLRKRIDPRRVNGGVFLGLNQTVIKSHGSADATGVAAALHLAYRLGQGGFSDKLAARVASAASLAQDGPQHIETGSLSTNTDK, encoded by the coding sequence ATGACATCAGCCCAGACGGACACCGATCCGGCGCAGGTCAATGCTGCAAGCCACGTGCTTTCAGTCGACGCCATGGGCGGCGACAAAGGGCCTGCAACCGTCGTTGCGGGCCTTTCGAAGTTTCTGGGCAAGAACCCGGATGCTAAGGTGATTGTGCATGGCCCCGAGGCCGAGCTGAAGCCCCTGATTTCAAAGCATAATATCGGCGACCGTGTCACGATCCACGATGCCGCTGATGTTGTGAAGATGACGGACAAACCCAAAGTGGCTTTCCGTAAAGGGGCGACCACATCGATGTGGTCCGCGATTGAGGCTGTCCGCTCGGGGGCTGCTTCGGTCTGTGTCAGCTGCGGTAATACCGGGGCGCTCATGCTGATGTCGACCATCCGCTTGCGCAAGACCGATGGGGTCAATCGCCCGGCCATCGCCTGCCTATGGCCTTCGCGCAACCCATCAGGATTTAACGTGATGCTGGATGCCGGGGCCGATATCAGCGCCGATCAGGATGATCTTTTGACATATGCCTTGATGGGGGCCTCTTACGCGCGCAACGGGCTTGATATCGACCGCCCCCGCGTCGGCCTGCTGAATGTCGGGACTGAAGATCACAAAGGGCGCGCCGAACTGAAGGTCGCCAATGAGCTGATCGCAAATGCCGCTGATTCTGGTGATTTTGATTATGTCGGCTTTATCGAAGGCGGTGATTTGCCTTCTGACAAAATCGACGTGATCGTCACCGACGGTTTCACCGGCAATGTCGCATTGAAGACCGGCGAAGGCACGGCATCGCTGATCAGCGAATTGTTGCGTAGCGCGTTGCTGCGCAATCCCCTTTCTATTTTGGGCGCATTGCTGGCCCGCGGATCGCTGCGCCGCCTACGCAAACGGATCGACCCCCGCCGGGTCAATGGCGGTGTTTTTCTGGGGCTGAACCAGACCGTGATCAAAAGCCACGGATCAGCCGATGCCACTGGCGTTGCCGCCGCGCTGCACCTGGCTTACCGGCTGGGACAGGGCGGTTTTTCGGATAAACTGGCTGCACGGGTTGCATCCGCTGCGTCACTTGCCCAAGATGGTCCGCAACACATTGAGACGGGCAGTCTCAGCACCAATACGGACAAGTAA
- the rpmF gene encoding 50S ribosomal protein L32: protein MAVQQNKVSKSRRNNRRAHDALVAANPNECENCGELKRPHHVCPACGHYASREVIADTTEIDLEDDAA, encoded by the coding sequence ATGGCTGTCCAGCAGAATAAAGTATCCAAATCCCGCCGTAACAACCGGCGTGCGCATGACGCACTTGTTGCTGCGAATCCGAACGAGTGCGAAAACTGCGGTGAGCTGAAGCGCCCACATCATGTTTGTCCCGCTTGCGGACATTACGCATCACGCGAAGTGATTGCTGATACCACTGAGATCGATCTGGAAGACGACGCAGCGTAA
- a CDS encoding DUF177 domain-containing protein: protein MAQLPQSHLRLADLSNQNATAFDITPTAPERQAIAAALNISGVKKLRFSGQLAPVGRSDWALTANLGATVVQPCVATLAPVTTRIDEPVRRSYIADLPEIDAAEAEMPEDDTVEPLPASLDLAAIMIEALTLALPLYPRSADAPLAAAASAPPGITPMSDEDAKPFAALGALREKLENKEE from the coding sequence TTGGCCCAATTGCCCCAATCACACTTGCGTTTGGCCGATCTGAGCAACCAGAACGCCACCGCATTTGACATCACGCCCACCGCCCCCGAGCGCCAAGCCATTGCTGCGGCTTTGAATATATCGGGTGTCAAGAAATTGCGGTTTTCCGGCCAGCTGGCCCCTGTTGGACGCAGCGACTGGGCGCTGACGGCCAATTTGGGGGCCACAGTGGTCCAGCCTTGCGTTGCAACGCTTGCCCCCGTGACGACCCGTATCGATGAACCTGTAAGGCGCAGCTATATCGCTGATCTGCCCGAAATCGACGCCGCCGAGGCTGAAATGCCCGAGGACGACACGGTTGAGCCGCTGCCCGCCAGCCTTGATCTGGCTGCAATCATGATTGAGGCGCTGACACTGGCTTTGCCACTTTATCCGCGCAGTGCCGATGCGCCGCTTGCCGCTGCGGCCAGCGCGCCGCCTGGCATCACCCCGATGAGCGATGAAGATGCGAAACCTTTCGCGGCCCTCGGGGCGCTGCGCGAAAAGCTTGAAAACAAAGAAGAATAA
- a CDS encoding outer membrane protein assembly factor BamE — translation MTRSTSGFRKAVPAMGLVLVLAVASGCTRIERFHGFTPTDADLTAVEVGQTTKDSVISAFGPPFSDSSLENNAIYYASSQFSYFGALPPEEVDRQIVAIHFDGNDVVRNVIRYTLEDGRVVGLDRRVTDDGINDVTFLGQLLGSFGRVDAGALLGEDGTTP, via the coding sequence ATGACCCGTTCGACATCCGGATTTCGCAAAGCCGTTCCCGCAATGGGGCTGGTGCTGGTTTTGGCTGTTGCATCGGGCTGCACGCGCATTGAACGGTTTCACGGCTTCACGCCGACAGATGCTGATCTAACAGCGGTTGAGGTTGGCCAAACCACCAAAGACAGCGTGATTTCCGCCTTTGGTCCGCCATTTTCGGATAGCAGCCTGGAAAACAACGCGATTTATTACGCTTCCAGCCAATTCAGCTATTTCGGGGCGTTGCCACCGGAAGAGGTCGATCGCCAGATCGTCGCGATCCATTTTGATGGCAATGACGTCGTGCGCAATGTGATCCGCTATACGCTGGAAGACGGGCGCGTTGTTGGGCTTGATCGCCGTGTCACAGATGACGGGATCAATGATGTGACCTTCCTTGGTCAGCTTCTGGGATCGTTTGGACGGGTCGATGCGGGTGCGCTGTTGGGCGAAGACGGCACAACGCCCTAA
- a CDS encoding pseudouridine synthase, protein MARVILFNKPFGVLSQFTDAHSPSPRPTLSAFVDVSHVYPAGRLDRDSEGLLVLTDDGKLQARIADPKHKLHKTYLVQLEGAPTDADLAPLRDGVTLKDGPTRPAKARLIDPPALWERDPPVRFRKSVPDRWVEITISEGRNRQVRRMTAHIGFPTLRLVRWRVGDWCLDGIKNGTWCDA, encoded by the coding sequence ATGGCCCGCGTGATTTTGTTCAACAAACCTTTTGGCGTGCTGTCGCAGTTTACAGATGCGCACAGCCCGTCGCCGCGCCCGACCCTGTCGGCCTTTGTAGATGTGTCGCATGTCTATCCGGCAGGCCGGCTCGACCGTGATAGTGAGGGGCTTCTGGTACTGACGGATGATGGCAAGCTGCAGGCCCGGATCGCTGATCCCAAACATAAGCTGCACAAAACCTATCTTGTGCAGCTCGAAGGGGCACCCACCGATGCGGACCTTGCCCCTTTGCGCGATGGTGTCACGCTGAAGGACGGGCCAACCCGGCCTGCAAAAGCACGGCTGATCGATCCCCCCGCCCTGTGGGAACGTGACCCGCCCGTGCGTTTCCGTAAATCGGTGCCGGATCGCTGGGTTGAGATCACGATCAGCGAGGGGCGCAACAGACAGGTCCGGCGCATGACCGCGCATATCGGTTTTCCAACCCTGCGCCTTGTGCGCTGGCGCGTTGGCGATTGGTGCCTGGATGGCATCAAAAACGGAACGTGGTGCGACGCCTGA
- a CDS encoding SDR family NAD(P)-dependent oxidoreductase: MDMKDVNAIITGGASGLGAATAKAFAAAGAKVTIFDRDLQGADYAAQIGAGFAQVDVTDENNVAEGLDIVDVINVAINCAGIATAEKTLGRDGPHDQGSFARTVDINLNGSFNVARQAAARMKEGGVIVNTASVAAFDGQKGQVAYAASKAGIAGLSLPMARDLARSGIRVMAIAPGIFHTPMLEGLGQEVMDGLAKDVIYPQRLGDPAEFAALARFIVECDYLNGTTIRLDGALRMP; the protein is encoded by the coding sequence ATGGACATGAAGGACGTGAATGCAATTATCACCGGCGGGGCCTCGGGACTTGGGGCTGCGACGGCCAAGGCATTTGCTGCCGCAGGCGCCAAGGTGACAATCTTTGATCGCGACCTCCAAGGGGCGGACTATGCCGCTCAGATCGGGGCCGGATTTGCGCAGGTCGATGTCACAGATGAAAACAACGTTGCTGAAGGGCTGGATATCGTGGATGTCATCAATGTCGCGATCAACTGCGCTGGCATTGCCACAGCCGAAAAAACGCTGGGCCGCGATGGGCCGCATGATCAGGGCAGCTTTGCCCGCACCGTGGATATCAATCTGAATGGAAGCTTCAACGTCGCCCGTCAGGCCGCCGCGCGCATGAAAGAGGGCGGTGTGATTGTCAACACGGCCTCTGTCGCCGCTTTTGATGGGCAAAAGGGACAAGTCGCCTATGCGGCCTCTAAGGCTGGGATTGCCGGTCTGTCGCTTCCCATGGCGCGCGATCTCGCGCGCAGCGGCATACGGGTGATGGCCATCGCACCGGGTATCTTCCACACCCCCATGCTCGAGGGTCTAGGCCAAGAGGTGATGGATGGGCTGGCAAAGGATGTGATCTATCCGCAGCGTTTGGGTGATCCGGCCGAATTTGCGGCTCTCGCGCGGTTCATTGTTGAATGCGATTACCTGAACGGGACAACAATCCGGCTGGATGGCGCGCTGCGAATGCCATGA
- a CDS encoding HAD family phosphatase produces the protein MTTPIKAVIFDMDGLLLDTEQVYLQGYRNARTAMDLSPYDAGFLELIGLPNHAGRPFLEAHLGPATDAFEAQWDQEIRKLMQAQIPAKPRVRDVIEALQDRQIPYAIATSTYTQKAHNHLARAGLDDLFPLIIGGDQVVNGKPAPDIYLKAAATLCIAPGNCAAFEDSENGVRAAVAAGMQTVQVPDIKPPSEALLSLGHHVAETLVAGAQMLNLMES, from the coding sequence ATGACCACGCCCATAAAAGCCGTCATTTTTGATATGGACGGGCTGCTATTGGACACCGAGCAGGTGTATCTGCAAGGCTACAGAAACGCTCGCACGGCCATGGACCTTTCCCCCTACGATGCTGGCTTTCTTGAGCTGATTGGCCTGCCCAACCACGCTGGACGCCCTTTTCTTGAGGCCCATCTGGGCCCCGCTACCGATGCGTTTGAGGCGCAGTGGGATCAGGAAATCCGCAAATTGATGCAAGCCCAAATCCCCGCCAAGCCCCGCGTGCGTGATGTGATCGAGGCCTTGCAAGACCGCCAGATCCCTTACGCCATTGCCACCAGCACCTATACGCAAAAGGCCCATAATCATCTGGCCCGCGCCGGACTAGATGATCTTTTCCCGCTCATCATCGGCGGCGATCAGGTGGTCAACGGCAAACCGGCACCTGATATTTATCTGAAAGCCGCAGCAACACTGTGCATTGCCCCCGGCAATTGTGCTGCATTTGAAGATTCCGAAAACGGCGTGCGTGCAGCGGTTGCCGCAGGCATGCAGACCGTACAGGTCCCCGATATCAAACCGCCCAGTGAGGCGCTGCTATCACTTGGCCACCACGTTGCCGAGACTTTGGTGGCAGGCGCCCAAATGCTCAATCTGATGGAGAGTTGA
- the mazG gene encoding nucleoside triphosphate pyrophosphohydrolase, with translation MPDDSLIHDPNGGMPRLLEIMRRLRDPVTGCPWDVEQDFDSIAPYTIEEAYEVADAIARQDWAELEGELGDLLLQTVYHTQMGSEAGHFSFDSVVKSTADKMVARHPHVFGDESRDKSAAQQTADWEKIKAAERADKAQTRTLDGVATGLPALTRAVKLQNRAARVGFDWPDTTHVIDKIIEEAGELVEARETLTQTETEEEFGDLLFVIANLARHLQIDPETALRAANAKFTRRFGAVEDALAAQGKTPADSDLAEMDALWDAVKQAEKSR, from the coding sequence ATGCCGGACGATAGTTTGATCCACGATCCCAATGGCGGCATGCCCCGCCTGCTTGAGATCATGCGCCGGTTGCGTGATCCCGTCACCGGCTGCCCGTGGGATGTTGAACAGGATTTTGACAGCATCGCCCCCTACACGATCGAAGAAGCCTATGAAGTAGCCGATGCGATCGCCCGCCAGGATTGGGCCGAGCTTGAGGGCGAATTGGGTGATTTGCTGTTGCAGACGGTCTATCACACCCAAATGGGCAGCGAGGCAGGCCATTTCAGTTTTGACAGCGTTGTCAAATCCACCGCCGATAAAATGGTTGCGCGGCATCCGCATGTCTTTGGCGACGAAAGCCGCGATAAATCGGCGGCTCAGCAAACGGCGGATTGGGAAAAGATCAAAGCGGCTGAACGCGCAGACAAAGCCCAAACCCGCACGCTGGACGGTGTCGCCACTGGGCTGCCCGCACTGACCCGCGCGGTCAAATTGCAGAACCGGGCAGCCCGGGTCGGCTTTGACTGGCCTGATACAACCCATGTCATTGATAAAATCATCGAAGAAGCGGGCGAGCTGGTTGAGGCGCGCGAGACGTTGACCCAAACAGAGACGGAAGAAGAGTTCGGCGATCTTCTTTTTGTCATCGCCAATCTGGCCCGGCACCTGCAGATCGATCCTGAAACCGCCCTGCGTGCCGCCAATGCCAAATTCACACGGCGCTTTGGCGCGGTCGAAGACGCGTTGGCCGCACAAGGCAAAACCCCAGCCGACAGCGACCTGGCCGAGATGGATGCGCTTTGGGATGCTGTGAAACAGGCGGAAAAATCCCGATGA
- a CDS encoding porin family protein, protein MSILKPLTLACAALLPTTVFADWSGGYAGLNFGTTTGDLDFFDTDVAQELDDGTTVGVFAGYQVQSGAFVYGGEVAIFNTSDAFVTGFSESEISEPMFDFKARGGYTIDDVLLYGLLGMSSGIYTNLPDDEWDVSGLNYGIGAEYIIGDKFVVGAEYLVRDLEGDNPDGGGQTVQIDFDTLSFRASYKF, encoded by the coding sequence ATGTCAATATTGAAACCACTTACACTAGCCTGCGCCGCATTGCTGCCGACGACCGTATTCGCGGACTGGAGCGGTGGGTATGCTGGCCTCAACTTTGGAACAACGACCGGTGATCTCGACTTTTTTGACACTGACGTGGCACAAGAGTTGGATGATGGGACAACTGTTGGTGTCTTTGCTGGATATCAGGTACAATCAGGTGCTTTTGTGTATGGCGGCGAAGTCGCAATTTTTAATACCAGCGATGCTTTTGTAACAGGCTTCTCCGAGTCAGAAATCAGCGAACCTATGTTCGATTTCAAGGCTCGTGGAGGATACACTATTGACGATGTTCTACTATACGGCCTGCTTGGAATGAGCTCTGGCATTTACACGAATCTCCCAGATGATGAGTGGGACGTATCAGGCCTAAACTACGGGATTGGCGCCGAATACATAATTGGCGATAAGTTTGTCGTTGGCGCCGAATATCTGGTTCGAGACCTAGAAGGAGATAACCCCGATGGGGGCGGTCAAACTGTGCAAATCGATTTCGATACACTCTCCTTTCGCGCCAGCTACAAATTCTAA
- a CDS encoding M20 aminoacylase family protein yields MPIINRIADFAEDMTAWRRHLHANPELQFDCHQTAGFVADRLRDFGVDEIHEGIATSGLIAIIDGRVDGPTIGLRADMDALPMDEQTGLDYASTTAGRMHACGHDGHVTMLLGAAKYLAETRNFAGRVALIFQPAEENGGGAGVMVEEGALDRFDITEVYALHNAPGTAVGAFYTAPGPIMAAVDTFDIHIKGRGGHGAIPQETADPIIAAVGMVNAIQTIVSRNHATQDELVVSVTQIHSGSADNIIPETAYINGTVRSFDPAVQQMVMDRLQAIVDGQAASFGVEASLTYEIGYPATINDPQKAGFAADVAREVSADVADDTVPQMGAEDFAYMLQARPGAYLFVGNGDSAGWHHPEFDFNDETAPFGASFFARLVERALPVGGSNF; encoded by the coding sequence TTGCCTATCATCAACCGTATCGCTGATTTTGCCGAGGACATGACCGCGTGGCGCCGGCACCTTCATGCGAATCCCGAGTTGCAGTTCGATTGTCATCAGACAGCGGGCTTTGTCGCGGATCGGCTGCGCGATTTTGGGGTGGATGAAATCCATGAGGGGATCGCGACATCCGGGCTCATCGCGATCATCGATGGGCGCGTCGATGGGCCAACCATCGGATTGCGCGCAGATATGGATGCGCTGCCGATGGATGAACAAACCGGGCTTGATTATGCGTCAACGACGGCAGGGCGGATGCATGCATGCGGGCATGATGGGCATGTGACGATGCTGCTTGGCGCCGCGAAGTACCTGGCTGAGACCCGCAATTTTGCGGGCCGTGTTGCGTTGATTTTCCAACCCGCCGAAGAAAATGGCGGCGGTGCTGGGGTGATGGTCGAAGAGGGGGCTTTGGACCGGTTCGACATCACTGAGGTCTACGCTTTGCATAACGCGCCGGGTACGGCGGTTGGCGCGTTTTATACAGCACCGGGGCCGATTATGGCGGCCGTTGATACATTTGACATTCATATCAAGGGGCGCGGCGGTCATGGGGCCATACCGCAAGAGACGGCAGATCCGATTATCGCCGCCGTGGGGATGGTCAACGCGATCCAGACGATCGTCAGCCGCAATCACGCGACGCAAGACGAATTGGTTGTATCCGTCACGCAAATTCACAGCGGATCGGCCGATAATATTATCCCCGAAACGGCCTATATTAACGGTACGGTGCGCAGCTTTGATCCAGCGGTGCAGCAGATGGTCATGGACCGGCTTCAGGCGATTGTGGACGGGCAGGCGGCCAGTTTCGGTGTCGAGGCCAGTTTGACATATGAGATCGGCTATCCGGCCACCATTAATGACCCGCAAAAGGCGGGCTTTGCCGCTGATGTCGCGCGCGAGGTCTCGGCGGATGTGGCCGATGATACGGTCCCCCAAATGGGGGCAGAGGATTTTGCCTATATGCTGCAGGCGCGCCCGGGCGCTTATCTGTTTGTCGGCAATGGGGATAGCGCTGGGTGGCATCATCCGGAATTTGACTTCAACGATGAGACCGCGCCATTCGGCGCGTCATTCTTTGCGCGTCTGGTGGAACGGGCGCTGCCGGTGGGGGGATCAAATTTCTAG
- the speB gene encoding agmatinase: MTLDKASSEIDGAFTRQERRGLSFENAFGGATSFLRRSYTKELAGFDLAVTGVPFDQAVTHRPGTRFGPRAIREAATLQTFDPPYGWDGFDPLSEFAIADYGDMAFDYADISGLPGLLQAHIAGILAQDCNAITLGGDHFITLPILRAYAETYGPLSVIQFDAHSDLWPDDDMDRIDHGTMMYKAVKLGVVDVSRSIQIGIRTECADYLGMPYIDARSCHEKGAAWVAEQVKARVGAHPAYVTFDIDALDPAFAPGTGTPVWGGLASWQAAAILRDLAGINMVGGDVVEVSPPYDTTGATAIAGAHVAMELCCLALWNKRIK, from the coding sequence ATGACATTAGATAAGGCAAGCAGTGAAATCGACGGGGCCTTTACCCGCCAAGAGCGGCGCGGGCTTTCATTCGAAAACGCCTTTGGCGGTGCGACGTCGTTCCTGCGCCGCAGCTATACCAAAGAATTGGCCGGATTTGATCTGGCCGTCACCGGTGTGCCCTTTGATCAGGCCGTGACCCATCGGCCAGGGACCCGTTTCGGGCCGCGCGCCATCCGCGAGGCGGCCACTTTGCAAACCTTCGATCCACCTTATGGGTGGGACGGGTTTGACCCGCTTTCCGAATTCGCCATCGCCGATTACGGCGATATGGCCTTTGACTATGCCGATATCTCGGGTCTTCCAGGCCTGTTACAGGCGCATATTGCGGGCATTTTGGCGCAGGACTGTAATGCGATCACACTTGGCGGCGATCACTTTATCACCCTTCCGATCTTAAGGGCCTATGCAGAAACATATGGCCCTTTATCTGTTATCCAATTCGATGCGCATTCCGACCTTTGGCCGGATGATGATATGGACCGGATCGATCATGGAACGATGATGTATAAGGCCGTAAAGCTGGGTGTGGTGGATGTAAGCCGTTCGATCCAAATCGGGATTCGAACCGAATGCGCCGACTATCTGGGCATGCCCTATATCGATGCCCGCAGCTGCCATGAAAAAGGGGCCGCTTGGGTTGCTGAACAGGTCAAGGCCCGGGTGGGCGCCCATCCGGCCTATGTGACCTTTGATATCGACGCGCTGGACCCCGCTTTTGCCCCGGGCACAGGCACGCCTGTTTGGGGCGGGCTGGCCAGTTGGCAGGCGGCGGCAATCCTGCGTGATCTGGCGGGGATCAATATGGTCGGCGGAGACGTGGTTGAGGTCTCACCCCCTTATGACACAACAGGTGCCACCGCTATTGCAGGGGCGCATGTGGCGATGGAACTGTGCTGTCTTGCGCTATGGAACAAAAGGATAAAATGA
- the speB gene encoding agmatinase, producing the protein MPNMPISGNDLARFSGPQSFMRLPEVAGPDGLDVGFIGIPMDIGTSWRSGTRMGPKQLREQSAMIRPYNIQTGAAPFDALHCADLGDVAVNTFSLSDTIRIITETYAAHLKHDFIPMTLGGDHTLTLPVLRAVAAKHGPVALVHVDAHADVNDEMFGERETHGTVFRRAYEEGIITADKVFQIGLRGTGYTADDFTEAAGWGFQQYLAPTLWHKSLTPLAAEIKEKIGDQPCYITYDIDSLDPAYAPGTGTPEIGGLTTPQAMELIRGLRGLNIVGCDLVEVSPPYDPSGNTALTGANLMFEMLSILPGVPYR; encoded by the coding sequence ATGCCCAATATGCCAATCAGCGGGAATGATCTGGCCCGGTTCTCTGGCCCGCAAAGCTTTATGCGTCTGCCCGAGGTCGCGGGCCCTGACGGCTTGGATGTCGGCTTTATTGGAATTCCGATGGATATCGGAACGTCATGGCGCTCGGGCACGCGGATGGGTCCGAAGCAGCTGCGCGAGCAATCGGCGATGATCCGGCCGTATAACATCCAAACGGGGGCCGCCCCCTTTGATGCGCTGCACTGCGCGGACTTGGGTGATGTGGCGGTAAACACTTTTTCGCTTAGTGATACAATTCGCATAATTACAGAGACTTACGCGGCACATCTCAAACATGATTTCATCCCGATGACGCTGGGCGGTGATCATACATTGACCTTGCCTGTTCTGCGGGCGGTGGCCGCGAAACATGGGCCTGTGGCGCTGGTGCATGTGGATGCCCATGCCGATGTGAATGATGAGATGTTTGGCGAGCGTGAAACCCATGGCACCGTCTTCCGCCGGGCTTACGAAGAGGGGATCATCACGGCTGACAAGGTCTTTCAGATCGGTCTGCGGGGAACAGGCTATACGGCTGATGACTTTACCGAGGCTGCGGGCTGGGGCTTTCAGCAATATCTGGCGCCGACGCTTTGGCATAAGTCGCTGACCCCGCTTGCAGCTGAAATCAAAGAGAAAATCGGCGATCAGCCGTGTTACATCACCTATGATATCGACAGCCTTGATCCTGCATACGCGCCCGGGACAGGCACGCCTGAAATTGGTGGGCTGACTACGCCGCAAGCGATGGAGCTGATCCGCGGTTTGCGCGGGCTGAATATCGTCGGCTGCGACTTGGTTGAGGTCTCTCCGCCCTATGACCCGTCTGGCAATACCGCGCTGACGGGGGCCAATCTGATGTTCGAGATGTTGTCGATCCTGCCGGGCGTGCCATATCGGTGA
- a CDS encoding outer membrane beta-barrel protein codes for MLKTYSLALAAAMTIPTTASADWSGRYAGGSFGTASNLEQEINVTPFIDYEFADRSTFGAFFGSRTENGNFVYGGEFALEFLGDDDDDEASTPGSDINYIFDMKGTAGTSLGDALIYGIVSISIAGGNYDSVNDMSAGGFGIGAGAAYKFGDDFSIGAEYLTRSLSEEFVEGTYDVTAETITLRAAYHF; via the coding sequence ATGCTTAAAACTTATTCACTCGCTCTTGCAGCTGCCATGACTATTCCGACCACCGCCAGCGCGGACTGGTCAGGTCGCTATGCAGGCGGATCTTTCGGCACAGCTTCCAATCTCGAACAAGAGATCAACGTCACTCCATTCATCGACTACGAGTTCGCTGATCGTTCAACTTTCGGTGCGTTTTTTGGTAGCCGGACGGAAAACGGCAACTTTGTCTATGGCGGTGAATTCGCCCTGGAATTCTTGGGGGACGATGATGACGACGAAGCCAGCACCCCCGGTTCCGATATTAATTATATTTTTGATATGAAGGGAACAGCGGGTACTTCCCTGGGCGATGCGCTTATCTACGGTATTGTTTCGATATCAATAGCTGGCGGCAATTATGATTCTGTGAATGACATGAGTGCCGGTGGATTTGGCATTGGGGCCGGAGCGGCTTATAAATTCGGCGATGATTTCTCGATTGGGGCCGAGTACCTGACCCGCAGTCTTTCTGAAGAGTTTGTCGAAGGCACCTACGACGTGACAGCAGAGACAATCACGCTCCGCGCAGCATACCACTTCTAA
- a CDS encoding DUF1499 domain-containing protein, whose translation MLNLVILLGFLLATVVTCVRLSRADLDRWHQHPDIADPGDLHGEGSFHCARRIAAPEAEVLAALKENALATPRTILVAGDVADGMMTFETRSAVMGFPDYTTAAVKDGLLVMHGRLRFGRKDFGVNRARVTGWLDALGPLTEPL comes from the coding sequence ATGCTTAATTTGGTTATTCTTTTGGGATTTTTACTGGCGACAGTCGTAACATGTGTCCGGCTGTCCCGTGCGGACCTTGATCGTTGGCACCAGCATCCCGATATTGCCGATCCTGGCGATCTGCATGGCGAAGGAAGCTTTCATTGCGCCCGCCGCATCGCGGCGCCTGAGGCCGAGGTTTTGGCCGCGCTGAAAGAGAATGCGCTGGCCACACCCCGCACGATATTGGTGGCGGGCGATGTGGCTGACGGGATGATGACGTTTGAGACGCGCTCTGCCGTGATGGGCTTTCCCGATTATACCACGGCGGCTGTCAAAGACGGCTTGTTGGTCATGCATGGCCGTTTGCGCTTTGGTCGCAAGGATTTTGGCGTGAACCGGGCCCGGGTGACAGGTTGGCTTGATGCGCTTGGCCCCTTGACCGAGCCGCTCTGA